The following proteins are encoded in a genomic region of Bubalus kerabau isolate K-KA32 ecotype Philippines breed swamp buffalo chromosome 13, PCC_UOA_SB_1v2, whole genome shotgun sequence:
- the ADNP gene encoding activity-dependent neuroprotector homeobox protein — protein sequence MFQLPVNNLGSLRKARKTVKKILSDIGLEYCKEHIEDFKQFEPNDFYLKNTTWEDVGLWDPSLTKNQDYRTKPFCCSACPFSSKFFSAYKSHFRNVHSEDFENRILLNCPYCTFNADKKTLETHIKIFHAPNASAPSSSLSTFKDKSKSDGLKPKQADSVEQAVYYCKKCTYRDPLYEIVRKHIYREHFQHVAAPYIAKAGEKSLNGAVPLGTNAREESSIHCKRCLFMPKSYEALVQHVIEDHERIGYQVTAMIGHTNVVVPRSKPLMLIAPKPQEKKGMGLQSRIGSLASGNVRSLPSQQMVNRLSIPKPNLNSTGVNMMSNVHLQQNNYGVKSVGQGYGVGQSMRLGLGGNAPVSIPQQSQSVKQLLPSGNGRSYGLGSEQRTQAPARYSLQSPNAPSLSSGQLKSPSLSQSQASRVLGQSSSKPTAAATGPPPPNTSSTQKWKICTICNELFPENVYSVHFEKEHKAEKVPAVANYIMKIHNFTSKCLYCNRYLPTDTLLNHMLIHGLSCPYCRSTFNDVEKMAAHMRMVHVDEEMGPKTDSTLSFDLTLQQGSHTNIHLLVTTYNLRDAPAESVAYHAQNNPPIPPKPQPKVQEKADIPVKSSPQAAVPYKKDVGKTLCPLCFSILKGPISDALAHHLRERHQVIQTVHPVEKKLTYKCIHCLGVYTSNMTASTITLHLVHCRGVGKTQNGQDKTNAPSRLNQSPGLAPVKRTYEQMEFPLLKKRKLDEDSDSPGFFEEKPEEPVVLALDPKGHEDDSYEARKSFLTKYFNKQPYPTRREIEKLAASLWLWKSDIASHFSNKRKKCVRDCEKYKPGVLLGFNMKELNKVKHEMDFDAEWLFENHDEKDSRVNASKTADKKLNLGKEDDSSSDSFENLEEESNGSDSPFDPVFEVEPKIPNDNPEEHIPKVISEDALESEKLDQKEEDGSKYETIHLTEEPTKLMHDASDSEVDQDDVVEWKDGASPSESGPGSQQVSDFEDNTCEMKAGTWSDESSQSEDARSSKPAAKKKATVQGDREQLKWKNSSYGKVEGFWSKDQSQWKNATENDERLSTPQIEWQNSTIDSEDGEQFDSMADGVADPMHGSLTGVKLSSQQA from the exons ATGTTCCAACTTCCTGTCAACAATCTTGGCAGTTTAAGAAAAGCCCGGAAAACTGTGAAAAAAATACTTAGTGACATTGGGTTGGAATACTGTAAAGAACACATAGAA GACTTTAAACAGTTTGAACCTAATgacttttatttgaaaaacactACATGGGAGGATGTAGGACTGTGGGACCCCTCGCTTACGAAAAACCAG gACTATCGGACAAAACCTTTTTGCTGCAGTGCTTGcccattttcttcaaaatttttctctgcCTACAAAAGTCATTTCCGGAATGTCCATAGTGAAGACTTTGAAAATAGGATTCTCCTTAATTGCCCCTACTGTACGTTCAATGCAGACAAAAAGACTTTGGaaacacacattaaaatatttcatgctCCAAACGCCAGCGCACCAAGTAGCAGCCTCAGCACTTTCaaagataaaagcaaaagtgACGGCCTTAAACCTAAGCAGGCTGACAGTGTAGAGCAAGCCGTTTATTACTGTAAGAAGTGCACTTACCGAGATCCTCTTTATGAAATAGTTAGGAAGCACATTTACAGGGAACATTTTCAGCATGTGGCAGCACCTTACATAGCAAAGGCAGGAGAAAAATCACTCAATGGTGCAGTCCCCTTAGGCACAAATGCCCGGGAGGAAAGTAGTATTCACTGCAAGCGATGCCTTTTTATGCCAAAGTCTTACGAAGCTTTGGTACAACATGTCATTGAAGACCATGAACGCATAGGCTATCAGGTCACTGCCATGATTGGTCACACAAATGTGGTGGTTCCCCGATCCAAACCCCTGATGCTAATTGCTCCCAAACCTCAAGAGAAGAAGGGCATGGGACTCCAGTCAAGAATTGGTTCCCTCGCTTCTGGAAACGTACGGTCTTTGccatcacagcagatggtgaatCGACTCTCAATACCAAAGCCTAACTTAAATTCCACAGGTGTCAACATGATGTCCAATGTTCACCTGCAGCAGAACAACTATGGAGTCAAATCTGTAGGCCAGGGCTATGGCGTTGGTCAGTCAATGAGACTGGGGCTAGGTGGCAACGCACCGGTTTCCATCCCTCAACAGTCTCAGTCTGTGAAGCAGTTACTTCCAAGTGGAAATGGAAGATCTTACGGTCTTGGGTCAGAGCAGAGGACCCAGGCGCCAGCAAGATACTCACTGCAGTCTCCGAATGCCCCGTCTCTCTCTTCAGGCCAGCTAAAGTCTCCATCCCTCTCTCAGTCACAGGCATCCAGAGTATTAGGTCAGTCCAGCTCCAAGCCAACTGCCGCTGCCACTGGCCCTCCACCACCCAATACTTCCTCAACTCAGAAGTGGAAAATATGTACCATCTGTAATGAGCTGTTTCCTGAAAATGTATATAGCGTGCACTTCGAAAAAGAACATAAAGCTGAGAAAGTCCCAGCAGTAGCCAACTACATTATGAAAATACACAATTTCACTAGCAAATGCCTTTACTGTAATCGCTATTTGCCCACAGACACTCTGCTCAACCATATGCTAATTCATGGTCTGTCATGTCCGTATTGCCGGTCAACCTTCAATGACGTGGAAAAGATGGCGGCTCACATGCGGATGGTTCACGTGGACGAAGAGATGGGACCTAAAACAGATTCTACTCTGAGTTTTGATTTGACATTGCAGCAGGGTAGTCACACTAACATCCATCTCCTTGTAACCACGTATAACCTGAGGGATGCTCCTGCTGAGTCTGTTGCTTACCATGCCCAAAATAACCCACCCATCCCTCCAAAGCCACAGCCAAAAGTTCAGGAAAAGGCAGATATTCCTGTTAAAAGCTCACCTCAAGCTGCAGTGCCCTATAAAAAAGATGTCGGGAAAACCCTCTGccctctttgcttttcaatcctGAAAGGACCCATATCCGACGCACTTGCACATCACTTACGAGAGAGACACCAGGTGATTCAGACGGTTCACCCAGTGGAGAAAAAGCTCACCTACAAGTGCATCCACTGCCTTGGTGTGTATACCAGCAACATGACCGCCTCCACCATCACTCTGCATCTGGTTCACTGCAGGGGTGTGGGAAAGACCCAGAACGGCCAAGACAAGACAAATGCACCTTCGCGGCTTAACCAGTCCCCAGGCCTGGCACCTGTGAAGCGCACTTACGAGCAAATGGAGTTCCCCTTGCTGAAGAAGCGAAAGTTAGATGAAGATAGCGATTCACCCGGCTTCTTTGAAGAGAAGCCTGAGGAGCCTGTTGTTTTAGCTTTAGACCCTAAGGGTCATGAAGATGATTCCTATGAAGCCAGGAAAAGCTTCCTAACAAAATACTTCAACAAACAACCTTATCCCACCAGGAGAGAAATTGAGAAGCTGGCAGCAAGCTTATGGTTGTGGAAGAGTGACATTGCTTCCCATTTTAGTAACAAGAGGAAGAAGTGTGTCAGAGACTGTGAAAAGTACAAGCCTGGTGTGTTACTGGGCTTCAACATGAAAGAGCTAAACAAAGTTAAGCATGAGATGGATTTTGATGCTGAGTGGCTATTTGAAAATCACGATGAGAAGGATTCCAGAGTCAATGCTAGTAAAACAGCAGACAAAAAGCTCAATCTTGGGAAGGAAGATGACAGTTCCTCAGACAGTTTTGAAAATTTGGAGGAAGAATCCAATGGAAGTGATAGCCCTTTTGACCCTGTTTTTGAAGTTGAGCCTAAAATCCCTAATGATAACCCAGAGGAACACATACCGAAGGTAATTTCTGAAGATGCTTTAGAATCTGAGAAGCTAGACCAAAAAGAGGAGGATGGTTCAAAATATGAAACTATTCATTTGACTGAGGAGCCAACCAAACTAATGCATGATGCCTCTGATAGTGAGGTTGACCAAGATGATGTTGTTGAGTGGAAAGATGGTGCTTCTCCATCTGAGAGCGGCCCTGGTTCCCAACAGGTGTCAGACTTTGAGGACAACACGTGTGAGATGAAAGCAGGAACCTGGTCCGATGAGTCTTCCCAGAGTGAAGACGCGAGGAGCAGTAAGCCAGCTGCCAAAAAAAAGGCTACCGTGCAAGGAGACAGAGAGCAGTTGAAGTGGAAGAATAGTTCCTATGGAAAAGTTGAAGGGTTTTGGTCCAAGGACCAGTCACAGTGGAAGAACGCCACTGAAAACGATGAGCGCTTATCCACCCCACAGATCGAGTGGCAGAACAGCACAATTGACAGTGAGGATGGGGAGCAGTTTGACAGCATGGCTGACGGGGTGGCTGACCCGATGCACGGCAGCTTGACGGGGGTCAAACTGAGCAGCCAGCAGGCTTAA